The following proteins come from a genomic window of Lolium rigidum isolate FL_2022 chromosome 5, APGP_CSIRO_Lrig_0.1, whole genome shotgun sequence:
- the LOC124657046 gene encoding beta-1,3-galactosyltransferase pvg3-like, which translates to MTSSKAPSSTSYLLLAPVAVLLLVFLVSSVNRSGGGSDGLGILCTRRAVAGNYTVAPEEAPSKPELSLLVGILTMPKLRERRDIVRLAYALQPPVPAYARVDVRFVFCSVTDPVDAALVSLEAAHHGDIIVLDCTENMNNGKTYAYFSSVPRIFADAPYDYVMKTDDDAYLRVPALVEELRSKPRDDVYLGFGFNMSGDPMLFMHGMGYVMSWDLVSWVATAEEILERNDTVGPEDLMLGKWVNLAGRGKNRYDLKPRMYDLNWDMDNLRPDTVLVHTLKNNRRWATVFDYFNVTQLASLLP; encoded by the coding sequence ATGACCTCCTCCAAGgcgccctcctccacctcctaccTCCTCCTCGCCCCCGTCGCGGTCCTGCTCCTCGTCTTCCTAGTCTCGTCCGTCAAccgctccggcggcggctccgatggcctcggcatcctctgcacccgccgcgccgtcgccggcaaCTACACGGTCGCGCCGGAGGAGGCTCCCAGCAAGCCCGAGCTCAGCCTGCTGGTGGGCATCCTGACCATGCCGAAGCTGCGCGAGCGGCGGGACATCGTGCGGCTCGCGTACGCGCTGCAGCCGCCGGTGCCCGCGTACGCGCGCGTCGACGTGCGCTTCGTCTTCTGCAGCGTCACCGACCCGGTGGACGCCGCGCTGGTGTCCCTCGAGGCCGCGCACCACGGCGACATCATCGTGCTGGACTGCACCGAGAACATGAACAACGGCAAGACGTACGCCTACTTCTCCTCCGTGCCGCGCATCTTCGCCGACGCGCCCTACGACTACGTCATGAAGACCGACGACGACGCGTACCTGCGCGTGCCGGCGCTGGTGGAGGAGCTCCGGAGCAAGCCCCGCGACGACGTCTACCTCGGCTTCGGGTTCAACATGAGCGGCGACCCGATGCTGTTCATGCACGGCATGGGGTACGTCATGTCCTGGGACCTGGTGAGCTGggtggcgacggcggaggagatcCTGGAGAGGAACGACACCGTCGGGCCCGAGGACCTCATGCTCGGCAAGTGGGTCAACCTCGCCGGCAGAGGGAAGAACAGGTACGACCTCAAACCGCGCATGTACGACCTCAACTGGGACATGGACAACCTGCGGCCGGACACCGTGCTCGTGCACACGCTCAAGAACAACCGCCGGTGGGCGACGGTCTTCGACTACTTCAACGTCACCCAGCTGGCGTCCCTCTTGCCGTGA